Proteins from one Monodelphis domestica isolate mMonDom1 chromosome 6, mMonDom1.pri, whole genome shotgun sequence genomic window:
- the LOC130455211 gene encoding olfactory receptor 10AG1-like has protein sequence MVKMLMKITLDTLGDPLRDTVLRAPRENNLTFLAEFVLLGFSDLPNLHGFLFGVFLVIYLCILMGNGLLIVITKVDPSLQTPMYFFLGNFSFLEICYTSVTIPKMLADLWSQKTTISFVACAVQTCFLYILGGAECLLLAVMAYDRYVAICKPLYYPLIMNNKICIELVVASWMIGVPILIEETYLIFSLNFCGPNKINHIFCEAPPLLKLACGDTYKIEVSVHVIALLFVLIPFLLIFTSYLKIITTILKLPSTSGRTKAFSTCSSHLMVVTLFYGSGSIVYLQPRSFQSAESGKVLSLFYTTVTPMLNPVIYSLRNKDVLAALRKLLPKSIGSLNN, from the coding sequence AGAATAATCTCACATTTCTGGCAGAATTTGTTCTACTTGGATTTTCTGACCTTCCCAACCTCCATGGATttctctttggggtttttttagtcATTTACCTGTGTATACTGATGGGAAATGGTCTGCTCATTGTCATAACCAAGGTTGATCCATCTCTCCAAACCCCCATGTACTTTTTTCTTGGgaacttttctttcttagaaatctGTTACACATCAGTCACTATTCCCAAAATGCTGGCAGACCTCTGGAGCCAAAAAACAACTATTTCATTTGTAGCCTGTGCTGTACAAACTTGCTTCCTTTATATTTTGGGAGGGGCAGAGTGCTTGCTTCTGGCTGTGATGGCTTATGACCGATATGTAGCCATTTGTAAGCCTCTCTACTATCCTCTCATCATGAATAATAAGATTTGTATTGAACTGGTTGTGGCTTCCTGGATGATTGGGGTCCCAATTCTGATAGAAGAAACATACCTGATTTTCTCTCTGAACTTCTGTGGACCTAACAAAATCAATCATATTTTTTGTGAGGCCCCACCTTTATTGAAACTGGCTTGTGGTGACACGTATAAGATAGAGGTCTCTGTCCATGTTATTGCTCTGTTATTTGTCCTAATTCCCTTTCTGTTGATATTCACATcctatttaaaaatcattactaCCATTCTGAAACTTCCCTCAACCTCAGGGAGAACCAAAGCCTTCTCTACTTGTTCTTCTCACCTCATGGTTGTGACATTATTCTATGGGTCTGGGAGTATTGTGTATTTACAGCCCAGGTCTTTTCAATCAGCAGAATCAGGTAAAgtactttctcttttctatacTACTGTGACTCCCATGCTTAACCCTGTGATATACAGTCTGAGAAATAAGGATGTCCTAGCTGCACTAAGAAAACTACTTCCTAAGTCTATTGGGTCACTAAACAATTAA